A region from the Thermanaeromonas toyohensis ToBE genome encodes:
- a CDS encoding ISLre2 family transposase, producing the protein MIDIRQIVGGVLLFASGLEKLIGECKDFYELEKGIHELTQKVCSQMLTWALEQIDTRLMNERDRSLWEVVGFRAKTALSTFGEFIYRRRLYRNKETGETKFFLDEVLGWPSRAKVTPRLKELFLKLGSELSFGRAAEILGYLAPGVSAMKVWQALQEVGEALKQEGEEKRAIVFENGEVPGGEEVAPELYIEADGVIIRLQREKEKRGEIKHIVAYEGKEEVRRGRFSLKNKLVISSLRDGEGAWEESYALIGEKWDLSQTKKIYIGGDGAEWPKQGVEYFPGAEYRLDPYHLSKHLTEALWHDEETFSKVGLAISQGNWEETRRVLEEAEKKSRGDRKKRITKLLQYLKENWAGVINSPGAQRLGAIEGQIQHNIARRMKRLGARWTTSGADRMARVLAAKANGELEQYIWRWPVEQQKLKEIVKAKAKEVDRPKAEDIEKWLRVSLPALRGPYADRIWVKHVLRELTRPSFWALVG; encoded by the coding sequence ATGATAGATATTCGCCAAATAGTAGGGGGAGTCCTTCTATTTGCGAGTGGACTTGAGAAACTAATTGGGGAATGCAAGGATTTTTATGAGCTGGAGAAAGGGATACACGAACTAACGCAGAAGGTTTGTAGCCAGATGTTAACCTGGGCACTAGAACAGATAGATACACGGCTGATGAATGAACGTGACCGGAGCCTTTGGGAAGTGGTAGGATTTCGGGCCAAGACAGCTTTAAGCACCTTTGGGGAATTTATTTACAGGAGGCGCTTGTACAGGAACAAAGAGACTGGGGAGACCAAATTTTTCCTAGACGAAGTTTTAGGCTGGCCTTCTCGGGCGAAGGTTACTCCAAGGCTAAAGGAGCTATTTCTGAAACTGGGTAGTGAACTATCCTTTGGCCGGGCGGCGGAGATACTAGGGTATTTAGCACCTGGGGTAAGCGCCATGAAAGTATGGCAAGCCCTTCAAGAAGTGGGGGAGGCTTTAAAGCAGGAAGGGGAAGAGAAGAGGGCAATAGTTTTTGAGAATGGTGAAGTACCTGGAGGGGAAGAAGTGGCGCCGGAGCTATACATAGAAGCCGACGGGGTGATAATACGCCTGCAGAGGGAAAAGGAGAAGCGAGGGGAAATCAAGCATATAGTAGCCTATGAAGGGAAGGAAGAAGTAAGACGGGGACGCTTTAGTTTAAAGAACAAGCTGGTGATAAGCAGCTTAAGGGATGGGGAAGGAGCCTGGGAAGAAAGCTATGCTTTAATAGGGGAAAAATGGGACTTAAGCCAGACCAAGAAGATTTACATAGGCGGAGACGGGGCGGAGTGGCCTAAACAGGGGGTAGAATACTTTCCTGGTGCTGAATATCGCTTAGACCCTTATCACCTAAGCAAGCATTTAACCGAGGCTCTCTGGCATGATGAAGAAACCTTTAGTAAAGTAGGTTTAGCGATATCCCAGGGCAACTGGGAGGAAACCCGAAGAGTACTTGAGGAAGCGGAGAAGAAGAGCCGGGGTGACAGGAAGAAAAGGATCACCAAGCTATTGCAATACCTCAAAGAGAACTGGGCAGGGGTAATTAATTCACCTGGAGCGCAGCGACTAGGTGCTATAGAGGGGCAGATACAACACAACATAGCCCGGCGGATGAAACGTCTGGGGGCCAGGTGGACGACCTCAGGGGCAGACCGCATGGCTCGTGTATTAGCCGCCAAGGCCAACGGAGAGCTAGAACAGTACATATGGCGCTGGCCAGTGGAACAACAGAAACTGAAAGAGATAGTAAAGGCTAAAGCGAAAGAAGTAGATAGGCCCAAGGCGGAGGATATAGAGAAATGGTTACGGGTATCCTTACCGGCTCTAAGGGGTCCATATGCCGACCGGATATGGGTAAAGCACGTTTTACGGGAACTTACCCGGCCAAGTTTTTGGGCTCTTGTGGGGTAG
- a CDS encoding lactate utilization protein, whose protein sequence is MGDFNKTRAWYRQQLGETVKKALERRGFKAYYFNTAQEAKNNVLELIPAGASIGVGGSVTIREMGLVEELRARGHEVHDHWVSGITPEEDWEIRRRQLTCDVFLTGCNAITIDGRLLNTDFTGNRVAAMIFGPRRIIMVAGINKIVKDIQAGLERIKNVATPLNSHRRNWGKACAKAGYCIECNLEDKSCRVTTIIEMCPKGSPDFHVILVGEELGY, encoded by the coding sequence GTGGGGGATTTTAATAAAACTAGGGCCTGGTATAGACAGCAACTAGGGGAAACGGTAAAAAAAGCGCTAGAAAGGAGGGGGTTTAAGGCCTATTATTTTAATACCGCACAAGAAGCCAAAAATAACGTATTAGAGCTTATTCCAGCCGGGGCTAGTATAGGCGTAGGAGGGTCGGTAACCATTCGGGAGATGGGGTTGGTTGAGGAATTAAGGGCGAGGGGACATGAAGTCCATGATCACTGGGTTTCCGGTATCACCCCAGAAGAAGACTGGGAAATACGGCGGCGCCAGCTTACCTGCGATGTTTTCTTAACCGGATGCAACGCCATTACCATAGATGGGAGGCTTCTAAATACTGATTTTACTGGTAATCGGGTGGCAGCTATGATCTTTGGACCCCGGCGCATTATTATGGTAGCAGGTATTAATAAGATTGTGAAGGATATCCAGGCTGGGCTAGAGCGTATAAAAAATGTGGCTACCCCTCTAAACTCTCACCGGCGTAACTGGGGGAAAGCCTGTGCCAAGGCTGGCTATTGCATCGAATGCAATTTAGAGGATAAATCCTGCCGGGTAACCACTATAATAGAAATGTGCCCTAAGGGTAGCCCAGATTTTCATGTAATCCTTGTAGGAGAAGAGTTGGGGTATTAG
- a CDS encoding nitrilase-related carbon-nitrogen hydrolase, translating to MGNLRVAALQMGPATGSRKEIFKRMLNLLEEAAKKEAQIVCFPELALTPYFPAKPLYLQDKEKYFEELPNARIRPLLDLACAYRLGIILPYAEKAGEKFFNSALVINQEGNIIGKYRKVHIPLSHPDSQGRIRNYEDQYFSSGDLGFPIFHLLGVKIGIQICYDRHFPEGFRVLALKGAEIVFLPTNSPTYGQIERKRLWEALLTVRAYENGFFLVASAKAGVEDGIEYIGGSCIVSPKGTFLARATTQDDEVVMAEINTNLVWEARKDLPFLAVRRQEHYLPLCSS from the coding sequence ATGGGTAACCTTCGAGTGGCCGCCTTACAAATGGGCCCCGCTACTGGAAGCCGTAAAGAGATCTTCAAGCGTATGCTAAATTTACTTGAAGAAGCCGCTAAAAAAGAAGCTCAAATTGTTTGCTTTCCGGAATTGGCCTTAACCCCCTATTTCCCGGCCAAGCCTTTATATCTTCAGGATAAGGAAAAATATTTCGAGGAATTACCTAACGCGCGAATACGACCCTTACTTGACTTAGCATGTGCTTATCGTTTAGGAATAATTTTACCATATGCTGAAAAAGCCGGGGAAAAGTTTTTTAACTCAGCCCTTGTCATTAACCAAGAAGGGAATATTATAGGTAAATATAGAAAAGTCCATATCCCTTTGAGCCACCCAGATAGCCAGGGAAGGATCCGAAACTACGAAGACCAGTACTTTTCGAGTGGTGACCTAGGTTTTCCTATTTTTCATCTCCTGGGGGTTAAAATAGGTATCCAAATATGTTATGACCGTCACTTCCCTGAAGGCTTCAGAGTGTTAGCTTTAAAAGGAGCAGAAATAGTCTTTTTACCCACTAACTCTCCCACTTATGGCCAAATAGAGCGTAAACGTCTATGGGAGGCTCTATTAACTGTACGAGCTTATGAAAATGGTTTCTTCTTAGTAGCCTCTGCTAAAGCTGGAGTGGAAGATGGTATAGAGTATATTGGAGGGAGCTGTATAGTTTCTCCTAAAGGTACTTTTCTAGCCCGAGCTACGACGCAAGATGATGAAGTAGTAATGGCTGAGATAAATACAAATTTGGTCTGGGAAGCAAGAAAAGATCTCCCCTTCCTTGCAGTGCGGCGCCAAGAACATTATTTACCTTTATGCTCATCATAA
- a CDS encoding cyclase family protein, protein MLDSSTKTWRVDLSHPIAEGYGNLPGHPPTKLVPIHTHTQHGRSNAYLSMSIHVGTHIDAPYHFFPQGFTIDQEPLDKFCGLAILLDLQKRCQPNYGFSRDDLIEALASIGSPNISSLRVLLHSGWGKKYGSLEYYQNNPYLSIEAATWLVEQKVALVGLDFPPDAKGGAAPAPVHQVLLRENICILENVAHMEQIPETIFELICLPIKLAQAGGAPARVLARALKNLSIM, encoded by the coding sequence TTGTTGGATTCCTCAACTAAAACTTGGCGTGTAGATCTTTCCCACCCCATAGCAGAAGGATATGGTAATCTACCTGGCCATCCGCCAACTAAACTGGTTCCTATTCATACTCATACCCAACATGGACGGTCAAATGCTTATTTGTCTATGAGTATTCATGTAGGCACCCATATTGATGCGCCTTATCATTTCTTCCCCCAAGGCTTTACCATAGATCAGGAGCCCTTAGATAAATTCTGTGGATTGGCTATCCTGCTTGACTTACAAAAGCGCTGCCAACCCAACTACGGGTTTAGCCGTGACGATCTTATAGAAGCTTTAGCTTCTATTGGTTCCCCCAATATATCTAGCCTAAGGGTGCTACTACACAGTGGATGGGGGAAAAAATATGGTTCTCTAGAATACTACCAAAACAATCCTTATCTTTCTATAGAAGCAGCCACATGGTTAGTAGAGCAGAAAGTAGCCTTGGTGGGATTAGATTTTCCACCCGATGCTAAAGGCGGCGCAGCCCCAGCACCTGTACACCAAGTCCTTCTACGTGAGAACATCTGTATCTTAGAAAACGTGGCCCATATGGAGCAAATACCAGAAACTATATTTGAATTAATTTGCTTACCTATCAAGTTAGCTCAAGCCGGTGGGGCACCGGCAAGGGTCTTGGCTAGGGCACTAAAGAACCTTTCTATAATGTAA
- a CDS encoding 4Fe-4S dicluster domain-containing protein, producing the protein MTITNITLQHCTGCLRCIEICPLDVLREGPNGLPEIKYQEDCQCCYLCELQCPSDAIYVLPDRAYEPGNVYGKWGIKKG; encoded by the coding sequence GTGACTATAACTAATATAACTCTACAACACTGTACAGGCTGCTTACGCTGTATAGAAATTTGTCCCCTGGATGTTCTAAGGGAGGGTCCTAATGGACTACCGGAAATAAAATACCAGGAAGACTGCCAGTGTTGCTATCTCTGTGAATTACAGTGCCCTAGTGATGCCATTTATGTCCTACCAGACCGGGCTTATGAACCAGGTAATGTATACGGTAAATGGGGTATAAAGAAAGGGTGA
- a CDS encoding FAD-binding protein: protein MYLLCSPTFCYAGHPCRRWYHTLYNKTPHPGKGDKRLKLLSTDVAVIGGGLAGLMAARFAALEKAKVVVLDKARAATSGPSAFAAGDILCWLPGEEPLEEWIEAYFQVGAGLNSREWLASLLDTNYRLILELDRQGFPFEKENGKFLRRSGRGPLVKCVLAPMYKFQEFSRELCLKLGVTFLDRVAVTKIIFSGGQPNGLIGFHVRTGDFIAIQAKAIILATGGCSFRGPFFGQNVVAGEGLRLGLEAGAKLAYMEYGNHYNVSLAAFNTYGQSKFMAHGGKYLNSLGQELPLKGASGNTIVKALVEEVKAGRGPIYMDLTGFRERELIEKLMPNLARLIARSGIDFYGIKHEVWPAFTGTSNAAAAGIWIDRKGMSTVPGLFAAGDTAAKGLVVGGCIGLSGISLAWALYTGFLAGKNAARYAKETPPLRISEEPSLEEEQNTIFTPLRHKEKQFIARDLLIKTSQLMSRVDISLIRSEERILTALKQIKESQQKLIESAARDPHELMIWYETLSTLTVAEAILLSALHRKETRGDFYREDYPEANPELESVLGVGKSGDSLVVTKLGKPEEGYR from the coding sequence ATATATCTCCTTTGCTCCCCTACCTTCTGTTATGCTGGCCATCCTTGCCGAAGGTGGTATCATACCTTATACAACAAAACTCCTCACCCAGGAAAGGGGGATAAACGTCTGAAGCTTCTAAGCACCGATGTAGCCGTAATTGGTGGGGGCCTTGCAGGCTTAATGGCCGCTCGCTTTGCCGCCTTAGAAAAAGCTAAAGTGGTTGTACTTGACAAAGCTAGAGCAGCTACCAGTGGACCTTCTGCATTCGCGGCCGGGGATATTTTGTGCTGGCTACCAGGAGAAGAACCTTTAGAAGAATGGATAGAAGCCTATTTCCAGGTTGGAGCTGGCTTAAACTCCCGGGAATGGTTGGCCTCTTTATTAGATACCAATTACCGCTTGATTCTGGAGCTTGACCGCCAAGGCTTCCCTTTTGAAAAGGAAAATGGAAAATTCCTTCGGCGTTCGGGACGAGGCCCTTTAGTAAAATGTGTTTTGGCTCCAATGTATAAATTTCAAGAATTTAGCCGGGAGTTATGTCTAAAATTAGGGGTCACTTTCCTCGATCGAGTAGCAGTAACCAAAATTATATTTTCTGGTGGTCAACCTAATGGACTAATAGGCTTCCATGTGCGTACAGGTGATTTTATAGCTATACAAGCTAAAGCTATTATCCTGGCTACCGGTGGCTGTAGCTTTCGAGGACCCTTCTTTGGTCAAAATGTAGTAGCTGGCGAAGGGCTACGTTTGGGCCTAGAGGCCGGTGCTAAACTGGCTTACATGGAATACGGAAATCATTATAATGTTTCTCTGGCCGCCTTCAATACCTATGGACAATCAAAATTTATGGCCCATGGCGGTAAATACTTAAACAGCTTAGGGCAAGAGCTTCCTTTAAAAGGTGCTAGTGGAAACACTATTGTTAAAGCTTTGGTAGAAGAAGTTAAAGCTGGCCGTGGACCGATCTATATGGATCTTACAGGTTTCAGAGAGCGAGAACTGATAGAAAAATTGATGCCTAACCTGGCTCGCCTAATAGCCAGAAGCGGTATCGATTTTTATGGCATAAAGCATGAAGTATGGCCGGCCTTTACTGGCACGTCCAATGCGGCGGCAGCCGGTATCTGGATCGACCGAAAAGGCATGAGTACTGTACCGGGCCTCTTTGCAGCCGGTGATACAGCAGCTAAAGGATTAGTAGTAGGAGGGTGTATCGGACTTTCTGGCATCAGCCTAGCTTGGGCTCTTTATACTGGATTTTTGGCCGGAAAAAACGCTGCCCGATATGCTAAAGAAACTCCTCCTCTAAGAATTAGCGAAGAGCCTTCTCTCGAAGAAGAGCAGAATACCATTTTCACCCCTCTAAGGCATAAGGAAAAACAGTTTATAGCGCGTGACCTTTTAATCAAAACGAGTCAACTAATGAGCCGAGTGGATATAAGTTTAATTCGAAGTGAGGAAAGGATCCTTACGGCCCTCAAACAGATCAAGGAATCACAACAAAAACTAATAGAAAGTGCTGCTCGGGATCCCCACGAATTAATGATCTGGTATGAAACTTTAAGTACATTAACTGTAGCTGAGGCCATCCTCCTCAGCGCTTTACATCGAAAGGAAACTCGAGGAGATTTTTATCGCGAAGATTATCCTGAAGCAAATCCTGAGTTAGAAAGTGTATTGGGGGTAGGGAAAAGCGGAGATAGCTTAGTAGTGACTAAACTGGGAAAGCCAGAGGAGGGGTATCGGTGA
- a CDS encoding 3-isopropylmalate dehydratase small subunit: MVPIFRGKVWKFGDNVDTGQILPGQYLTLTDPHELAQHAMESIRPGFASLVQPGDLIVAGHNFGTGSSREHAAKALKYAGIAAVLAESIARIFFRNAFNIGMAAIPVKGISSMVTEGDWLEIDLHQGIVINLTTGRYISFAPLPSVMLAILAEGGIIPYTTKLLTQERGINV; encoded by the coding sequence ATGGTTCCAATCTTCAGAGGTAAGGTATGGAAATTTGGCGATAACGTGGACACTGGACAGATCCTTCCAGGCCAGTACCTCACCCTGACCGACCCTCACGAACTGGCCCAACATGCTATGGAATCTATAAGGCCAGGCTTTGCCAGCCTAGTCCAGCCGGGTGATCTCATTGTAGCTGGCCACAATTTTGGCACCGGCTCTAGCCGTGAACATGCAGCTAAAGCCTTAAAATATGCAGGCATAGCTGCTGTACTAGCCGAATCCATAGCTCGTATTTTCTTCCGTAACGCCTTTAACATCGGTATGGCGGCCATACCAGTTAAAGGAATTAGCTCAATGGTAACTGAAGGAGATTGGCTCGAGATCGATCTCCACCAAGGAATAGTTATAAATCTCACCACAGGTAGATATATCTCCTTTGCTCCCCTACCTTCTGTTATGCTGGCCATCCTTGCCGAAGGTGGTATCATACCTTATACAACAAAACTCCTCACCCAGGAAAGGGGGATAAACGTCTGA